The following is a genomic window from Chitinophaga caseinilytica.
CGCATGGTTCGCCGCCCTGGCCGTGAGCGCCATGTACGTCAGCGAAGGGTTCTGGCAGGCGTTGGAAGTCATGCAGGCGCCATCTGTCACGAATACGTTCGGCGCGGCATGCACCTGGTTCCAGGCGTTGAGCACAGACGTTTTCGGATCGCGGCCCATGCAGGCAGTCCCCATTTCATGAATGGCCTGCCCCGGGAAAGAGTCGCGGTTGAAGGGTGTAACGTTTTTCAGTCCGGCCGCTTCCAGCATCGCTACAGCTTCCCCGTCCATATCCTTGCGCATTTTCTTTTCATTTTCCTTGAATTCGGCATCGAACTGCAGTACCGGCTGGCCCCAGGCGTCCTGCTTCGAGCGGTCGAGCACCACGCGGTTGTCGTAATAAGGAAGGCATTCGCCGAAGCTCATGAGCCCCATCTGCCAGGGGCCCGGCTCCGTCAGGTAATCTTTGAAAGCCGCGCCTACGCCCAGTTCCGCCACGCCCCTCGCCCAGTTGCCCCGTGCGCTGAAGCCGGTGTACTGGAACCCGCGGAGGTAATCGCGCTTGTCGCCATTGAGGTTCACGAACCGCGGGATGAAGAACCCCGCAGGCCGGCGGCCGTAATAATATTTATCGGCGAACTCTTCGGAAGTGCCGCTGGCGCCGGCGTGGAAGTGATGATCCATCAGGTAGCGCCCCACGATGTCATGATCGTTGCCCACGCCGTGCTGGAACCTCGTGGAAGTGGAATTCAGCAGTAAAAAAGTGCTCGCCATGGCCGAGGCGTTGAGGAACACGATTTTGGCGTAGTATTCCGTCATCTCCTTCGTGTGCTTGTCGATCACGCGGACGCCCGTGATTTTTTGCGCCTTTTCGTCCCAGATGAGGGAATTGACGATAGCATCAGGCCGGAGCGTGAGGTTACCGGTTTTGGCAGCTGCAGGCAATGTCGAGGAATTGCTGGAGAAATACGCACCGAAGGGGCAACCGCGATCGCAGAGGTTGCGGTATTGGCAGCTGCCGCGCTCGCCGATGGGCCGGGTCAGGTTGGCGGTGCGGAACATGGTCATCTTCCTGCCGGGGAACGCTGTTTCGATCCTTCCTTTCACGGCTTTTTCGAAGCAGTTCATTTCCATGGGCGGCTGGAAAACGCCGTCGGGCACCTGCGGGAGGCCTTCGGCCTGGCCGCTGATCCCGGCGAAAGCTTCCACATAGTCGTACCAGGGCGCAAGGTCTTTGTACCGGATCGGCCAATCGACCCCGATGCCTTCTTTGGCGTTGGCTTCGAAGTCTTGCTCCCCGAGCCGCAGGGAACCGCGCCCCCACATAATGGAACGCCCGCCCACGATGTCGGCCCGCGTCCAGTCGAAGCGTTTGGATTCCGTGTACGGGCTGTCCGTATCTTTTATCCAGTATTTGTCGTTGAACCCGGAGTACACCCGTTCGCGGGTGAGGTAGGGATGGTCTTTGACCTGGCCGGTCGTGAGCCGGCCGCGGTGCTCGATTTCCCAGGGGTCTTTCGTCGCGTTTTCGTAATCCTTGACGTGCTCGAATTGTTTACCGCGTTCCAGCACGAGGGTTTTCAGGCCTTTTTCACATAGTTCCTTCGCGGCCCATCCGCCGCTGATACCGGACCCCACCACGATGGCGTCGTAGGTATTGGCTGCTTTTGCTGTCAGATTCAGGTGGATCATCGTCGTATAGTTAGGTTTCTGCTTCCTAAACAACTAAAAATCCCCAAAAAATCCGCACCAGCCATCACATTTTTGGTTATTCATGCACATACCGCCAGGCGAAACGCGCGTTGGGCGCAGCGTCTCCGTTATCCAGCCAGCCGATGCCGCCAGCGCTCAGGGGAAAATTATCCGCCCATTTCAACTGCAATGCAAATTTGCCGCCTTTGATGCCCAGCATTTTCTTCGGGATCACCAGTTCCATTTCGTTGCCTCGCTGCCGGCATTTTATTTCACTGCCGGACGACCAGCCACCCGCGCCGGTAAAGCGTTGCAGCGTAGCTACGTTCGCGTTGTCCGGCTGGTGCTGAACGGTAAAGCCGAACCCCTCCCAGGTGGCGCCCTGCTGGCCTTCTACCTGCAGAAACAACCGCATCCAGTCGGGATCTGTGCGGGGCGACATACCCTCCGCCGTTCTCACGTAGCAGTAAATATTTTTCCCGTCGGATGCAACCGCCGCGGCGATGATGTCGTTCCTGCCGGTAACGTTCGTATATGACCGTATGCGGCCCCAGCCGGGATGATCGCGGTGCAGCACATCGCCCCGGTCGTCCGTATAATGCGTACCGGCATCCCTCCAATCCGAAAAATCCCCGTCCACCGTAATCTTATCCGCTCCCGTTGCCGCTTCCGGCTTGCGAACACCTTTGTATTGCCGGATGAACGACGCCAGCTGGTAATAATAATGATCGGCCGTGACGGCATTGGCCGGCTCCGCATCCCTGCTGAATTCCGCGTTGTAAAGGTCTACGAAAAACGTCTCCCCTTCTTTCGCTTTCTTCCCCAGAAAATCCTGTCCCGCGCTTCCGGCCTTGAACCGCATCGCCACCCATTCGTTCCAGCCCGTTACGAACACGAACTCAGGATCTACTTCCAGCGCGCGTTTCCATTGTTCTTCGAAATACAGTCCCTTTTCGGTGGAAGGTTTCTCCGGCTGTTTCCAGTTATGAAAACTCCGCCCGATGTTGGACACAGGATGTTCCGCCACGGCCACGCTGATCTGTTCCGGCCTGTTTTTCGACTCATGCCAGCCGTACGATTGCGGCGTATGATCGAGCCAGGTCCATTTGTCTTTCCCATCGCCGAACCATTTCTGCCCTTTGCTCCAGGCCCACGATTGCCGCACGCTGAAAAACGCGCCGATCTCCGGCGTCACCGCTTCCGGCGGACACAGCAGCAGGGGTTTGCCTTTCCAGTAAAACCACAGGTCTTTGAACAGTTCCTTTTTATAGATCGAATTGTAAATGTTCTGCACCGTTTGTTCCGGCGCGCTGTTCACGATAAACGCGATCGACGGTGCCGCTTCGCCTTCCGCCCGAAGTTTCCGGTACGTTTCCGCGATTTTGGTGACCTGCGGCAGGTAAATGGGCCCGTTGGTGACGTCGAAGATGATCACGTCGATGCCTGCGTCGGTAAGCATTTGCGCGTGTTTCCGGATGATCCACTCGTCGTCTGGCAGGTAATACCCGAAGTAAGGCTCGCCCCAATGGTGGAACGCGTGCACCGGGCCGTATTGCGGATTGGCGGGATTCGCTTTCAGCAATTCCGTGATGTCGTACGGGCTCACCGTATCTCCCGGCGATTTGGGGACCACGCCGCCGCCCGGGCCGCCGGCAACGTGCCGGTCGTAGCCGTGCGCGCCTTGCCAGATGAAATAGAAAATTCCCACGTACCGGTCTTTTTTCGGGGCGGGATAGCTCCCCGGCGCAAGGGTCCTTCCCAACCCGTCGGTAGCCGCCCATTCATCGGCCCGGTGCGGCGGAACGGCCACGGGCGTTGTGCCCTGCTGTGCAAAAACCGCCTGCGCGGCCATGATGGCGGCGCAGGCGGTGAAAATGATTTTATTCATGATGCGATTGCATGGTTTTCGTTATTCGTTCCATCCCGGGTTCTGCCAGTTCACGCCGGTCAATTCACGGATTTTGTCTGCCTCGCCCTGGTCGAGCGGGTACAGGAGGAACCGGTCTTCGTTAGAGGAGCGTGCGGTAAATTTAAATCGCTGGTAAGACAAAACATCGTTGACTTTCGTGATCCGCATGCCGGTCACGAACTGGTCTGTCTGTTGCAGGATTTTCCATCGCCGCACATCGAAGAATCGATGTTCCTCGAAAGCCAGTTCCACCGCGCGTTCGTTCCGGTATTTCTTCTCGAAGGCTTCCTTGTTCATGCCGGCCGGGAACGCTGGCATACCGGCCCTTGCGCGCACGGCGTTCACCGCTTCGCGGGCGCTCATGCTGAAAGCACCTACCGTCACCTTGGCATCCGGCCCTACGGCCTGGTTGGCGGCCTCGGCGAAGTTGAGGTACAGTTCTGCGAGGCGGATGAGGCGCACGGAGCCGTCGGCATTCGCGTTCTGGGCCGATTTCCAGTTGTTGAACTTGCGGATGTAGTAACCGGTGCGGGTGTTGCGCCGGTTATCTTCACTGATCCCTTCCGTGCCGCCAACGAACGTTTCGATCTTTTTTCCGGCGGGCTGATCGAGCCGGCGTACAGCGCCGTTGTACCAGATCGACGCATAAAACCTGGGATCGCGGCCGGTGTAGGGGTTTTGCGGATCGTATCCGGAAGCGGGATTGACGATGGGCACCAGCCTGTCGGCATCGCTGTAGCCGAGGATGGGCGCTTCGCCGTTGGCCATTTCGTACCGGTCGATCATCTCCTGTGTGGGATTGGGCCCGGATTTGGTCATGCTCGGCGTGCTGGGCAGGCCGGCGTTTTGCCACATGGCCATCTGGCCGCCAACGTGGTAGATGGTTTCCTTGTCGCGGGTGCGCATGTCGTTGGAAGTCGTGAAATGGTACAACGCGTACCCGTTCTGCGCGATGGCGGCATCGGGCACTTCGCTGAAGAGGCTATAGCCGTTGGAAAGACAAGCGCCCAGTGCTTCTCCGGTTGTGTTGGCAACATCCTGCCAGGAATATGAACCATCGTTCCATAACGGGCTCGCGGCATAGAGCATCGCCTGGGATTTGACGGCGTAAGCCACCGCCCGGGTCATGATGCCGTATTGGTTTTCGTAGATATCCCAGTTGAAGCCCGGCCGGCCGGGAGGTACCATCAGCGCCGAATCGCATTCCTTCACGATGAACGCTACCACTTCGGAGAACTTCGCGCGGCGGTCTTTCGAGAAATCGTACCCGATGGGCAAAGGTTTATCGAAAATGGGCACACCGCCGTACCGTTTGATGAGCTGGAAGTAATACAGTCCCCGCAGCGCATGGGCCTGCGCCACCCAGGAATTCCGTTCTTCCGGCGTAGCCACGATATTGGCGGAGCGGATGCCGCTGAGGAATACGTTCGTTTTGCGGATACCTTCGAACAGGCGCTGCCAGGGCTGCCCGTCGGACGATTGCCCCCCGTAGCTGGAGGCCGTTACATCGCCGGCGTACCAGGCGCGGTAGCGGGAATTGGCGGTGATATCGTCGCAATCCTGCGCTTCGTCGGTGAACGACGAGCGGTCTACATGCGGCCCGGGAACAAATCCGTAGCAGGAATTAAGGTACCCGCGCGTGTAGTCGTAATCGTTAAAAACTTCTCCCAGTGTGATGCGGCCGTCTTGCGGCAGGTCGAGCTGCTTGTTGCAGGCCAGGGCTGCGGCGGCGAGGAGGAATGGGAATATTTTTTTCATGCCGTTATTTTTAACATGTCAACGTCTCGGTGATTAGAATTGCAGCTGAACGGCCGCGTTATACACTTTGTACACGGGGAACGAGCCATAGCCGCCGCTTTCGGGGCCGAAGTCGGAAGTGGGGAGCTTATCCCAGGTGAGCAGGTTCTGCCCGCTGAGCATGACCTTCACTTTCTGCGCCGCGAGCCTCCGGGCCACGGATTCAGGCAACGTCCAGGCGATCTCGGCATTTTTGAGGCGGAGATAAGAACGGTCGTAGAAATAGAACGTGTTCGTTTCATGATTGACCGTTTTCACCATGGAAAGCGCGGGGTAATAAATCGGCTCCCCGGCGGCGAAACGCTCGGCCGTCCAGGCATTGCGGTGGAGCGAACCATACACGCCGTCGAACTCCGTTTCCCGGACGCCCAGTCCGGAGTAGGACGTAGCGTATTGCCCGGTGCCCTGGAACAGGAAGTTCAATTCCACCGAACGGAACTTCACCCCGCCGTTGATGGCGTATTGCTGCCGCGGCGTGTTGCCGTAACCCATGGGCGCTTTGTCTTTCTGGTCGATGATCTTGTCGCCGTTGAGATCGGCATAGCGCAGGTCTCCCGGGCGCGGGGTGCCGAAAGTATACGTCAGCCCGCTTTGCGTGATCTCGTCCTGCGAGTTGAAGTAGCCGTTGCCGTTGGAGCGGTCTACTACGTACCCGAATTCCGTTCCCAGCGAAAATCCTTCTTCCCAGTTGCGGTATGCGTAATCTACCTGGCGTTTGGCCTCGTTCCAGCTGATGATGGTATTTTTCGCCTGGGCGAACCATCCGCCCAGGTTGAAGCTCCAGTCGCGGTCCAGTTGTTTGTAGAAGGATGCGGTGATCTCGAATCCTTTATTTTCGAAAACGCCCATGTTCGTGCGGGGATAATTGCCTAACGGGATGCCCTGGTACTGGGGGATTTTGTTCACGGCGCCCACCACCATGTTCGTCATTTTTTCCTTGAACACGTCTGCCGTGATATGGACCATATTGAACAGTCCCAGGTCGATGCCGGCGTTTTGTTTGGTAGAAACTTCCGCACGGATGCCGGGGTTACCGACGAGGTTTTCGGTGATGTTGTACTGGAGGTAGCCGAGCGGGCCGCCGCCGCCGAACGTCACGTTATCGAGATAGGCGAACCGGGGCAATCCCGTTCTGTCGTTGGCCGTTTTACCCCAGGAGCCACGCAGCTTGAGGAGGCTCAGCCACTTCGCCCCTTCCATCCACCGCTCTCCCGTCAACAGCCAGGCCGCGGAAACCGCCGGCATACTGGTAAACCGCGCATCGCGGGCGTATTGCTCGGAGCCGGAACGGCCCAGATCGAGCTGCAGGAAATATTTATCGGCGTAACTGTAAGCCACTTCCCCGCCCAGGCTCAGCCGGTTGTACGGCAACATGCCCGGCGCGCCGTTGTCTGCCGTGGTAAGGTTCTGGAAATACCCGAACGCCACCGCGCCGATGTGGTGGCTGCCGAAATCGCGGCTGTAATCGAGCTGGCTGTGATACGTGAGGTGATAATAGTAACTGTGCGTTTTTCCGTATCCGAGCGGCGTATTCGTTTCACCGCCTTTCTTCTGGAACGCGAGCGTATCGCGCCGGTCGGTGCGCATCCAGCGTTCGTAGTTCTGGGTGGTGGAAAGACTGCCCACGGAATTGGTCTGGTAGGCGAAGGTGCCGGTGAGCGACAATCCCTTCGTCAACCACGACAGATCGGCTTCCACGCCCACCTGCGAGTTGATGTTTACCACGGTATGGCGGTAATACCCGGAACGGTTGAGCATGCCGTAGGTGGGCGATCCGATTTTGTCGGTCGTGATCACCTGGCCGCCTGCCGGGGAACTTTTGCCCGAGGGGTCGGTGATGGCGGGTGTGAGCGGCCCGTACACCGTTGGCGCCATCTGGAACAGGCTCGTATACACCGTGGCGTTACCGGAGCCGGGCGTGCGCTCGCGCTTGATGTTGCCGCTCAGGCGCAGGAAGGCTTTGATGTATTTGTGCAGGTTCATGTCGAGGTTAGACCGGTAGTTCACCCACACGTTGTTGGCGTCTGATTTGTATTTATCGGTATCGGTGTTCCATTGCCCGCCCTGGTGCATGACGTTCAGGTTCGAGAAATACTGCACGCGGTCGTTGCCGCCGGTCAGGCTTACATTCACCCGTTCCATCCGCGCAAAGTCGCGCATGTAGCGGTCGTACCAGTTGTTTTCCGGGTACAGGTTGCGGTCGGAGCCGGTGCGGAACCCTTCTATCTGCGTTTCATTGAATATCGCGAAATCGCCGCGGCCGTCGTTTTTCGCAGCCTGGTTGCGCATGGTGGCGTAGTCGTAGGAATTGTACCAGGTGGGCCGGGTGCTCACTTCCTGCAGCGACTGATCTAGCCGCACATCCACTTTCAACGGCCCCTTTTTCCCCCGCTTCGTTGTTACCACGATGATGCCGTTGGCGCCCTGGATGCCGTACAGGGCTTGTGCCGCCGCGTCTTTCAGCACGGAAACGGATTCGATTTCCGCGGCGGTGATGTATTCCAGCGTTTGCTGGCTGTTGTAGGAAACGAGCGTGCCGTCCATGATCACCAGCGGCCCCTGTTTGCGGGCGGAAGATAATCCGCGGATGAACATATCGGTACTGGCGCGCGAAAGTTCCGAGCCGGTTTCCTGTGTGAAAAGGCCCGGCAAGCGCCCGGCGAAGGTCATGCTGAGATTGGCGACCGGCGAGCGTTCCAGCTCTTCGCCCGATACGGTGGACACGGCCGCGGTGAGCGACCGGCGATTGGGAGAAGTATATCCGAGGAACACCGGCTCATCCAGCTGATGCACGTCTTTTTCCAGCACGATGTCCGTTTCGGTGCCAGGCTCCACGGTATCACGGCGGTAACCGCGCATCCAGGCGGTGAGGGTAGCCTGGGCCATATCTGCCGGTAAGGAAAACCGCCCGTTGGCGGCGGTGGAAGTGCCGGTGCGCCCGTCCAACGATTGAATGGTAACGCCTGCCAGCGGACGGCCCTGCGCGTCTGTCACGCGGCCGGTGCGGAAAACGCCTGCCTGCTGGGCCGAAGCGGGGATCGCAGCGGAGGCGAAGAGCGCCGCCATCGCCAGCGAAAGTATATGTTGATGTCGTTGTTGCATGTGATTGAGGTTTCAGTCAGAAAACGATCCCGCGCTTACCAGCCGGGGTTTTGCCAGTTTTGCCCGGTGATGGAGCGCAGGCGGTTGGCCTCGTCCAGCGGCAGGGGCAGGTACAGGAACTTCGTCGTATAGTTCTTCCGTTCCACTTCCCGTACCGGGCGGCGCTTGTAGGTGTACGTCCCGTTATCGTTGCGGGTGATCTCCATCGCCGTTACCCATTTGTCGGTTTTGGCGAGATCGCCGCCGGGGGCCGCCCATCGGCGCACATCGAAATACCGGTTCTCTTCCAGCGCCAGTTCCACTCTTCTTTCATTGCGGATGCGGGTGATGAGCTGTGTTTTGGACAGTGAGGCCGGCAGATCGGGCATGCCGGCGCGGGCGCGGATCTCGTTCACCGCGGTCCTCGCTTCGTCGAGCTTACCGGCTTCTGCCGCAGCTTCCGCAAAATTCAGTACCATTTCCCCGAGGCGGTACCATTTATGCGGGGCGCCGGCCACGCCGTTATCGTCGCCCGAAGTCGGGTACAGGAATTTGCGCTCGTAATAACCGGTGCGGGTAGCACTTCTCACCGACGCGTGAATGCCGGTAAAAGGCTCGCCCACGTAAGTCGTAATGATGCGCGTACGGTTCCCGATGCCGGCGGGATAGTTTTCCGGCGAAGCGGCCGTTTCCGCAAAGCCCCATCTCGCTTTCCGTTTGGAGCCGTTGTAGTAAATGGTGGCGTAGAAACGGGGATCGCGGTTGGCATACGGATTGGCCGCGTCGTACAGCGTATTGTCCGGGTTATAGTTGGGCTGGGTATGCTTTTCGTCGAGATAGGGATTGTCGAGGTTGAGGACGGGCTTTCCGTCGGAGGTCTCGTAGGCATCCACCAGCTCCTGGGTAGGACAGGTACCTGATTTGTACCCGTTCTGCGCCCCCACGCCGTCTACGTGATAGATGTTGCCGGTATTGCTCCTGTGCTGGTAAATGGTTTCCTTGTCGATGGGATTGTCCTGGTGCTTCATCGGCTGCGTGAAATATTCGTTGTACAGCGCGGTGTGCGGGTTGAGGTTTGGCCCGAGATAGGCGTCGGGAACGAGGTAGAGATGCGGCAGGTTCACTTTGTTGTACAGTTCGTACCCATTGGCGCGAAGGCTGGCGAGCGCCTGTTTGGTGACGTTGTAGGCCTCGTCCCAGTGGTTCTGCCCATTATTGTAGAGCGGACTGGCGGCGAACAGCATCATCCGGCTTTTGATGGCGGCGGCGAGGGCTTTGGTGAAGCGGCCGGCTTCCGCATCTACGGTGATGCGCCAGGGAATTTCGGGCGTAGCCAGGGCCGCATCGCAATCTTCCATGATGAACTTCGCCACTTCGTAATAGGTGGCTTTTTTCAGGTTGGAGAAATCGTCGGTGAATTTGTGCGGCGCTTTTTCGATGGGAACGGCCGGCCCGTACCAGAGCAGCAGCTCCGTGTAGTAAAACGCGCGGAGCAGTTGTGCTTCCCCTTTCCAGCGGCTGCGCTGCGCCGGATCATTGACCGTGGCGGTATCGATGCGGCTGAGGAAAAGATTGAGGTTGCCGATAGAATTCCAGTAACGGTTCCAGTAGTTGCCGTTGTTCTGGTCGATGCTGGCGGGATTGTCGACCGGATGTGCGCCGGGTGCGGCGTCGCCGTTATACATCCTTCCGGAAATGAGCGTGGGCTCGGCTTCGGCGTCGGTGTCCCAGGCATCGTCGCTGAGGTTGACGGGCCCGCGGGAGGTGAAGAAATATCCCAAACCCTTGCTGGGCACGTTGGCGTAGCAGGAATTGAGGAATGCCGCCACTTTATTGTTGTCGCTGAAGATTTCGTCCATAGTCAGCTTCCCGTCTGGCGCCATATCCAGCGCCTTGTTACAGGATATGGCCACTATGGCGCACATCAGCAGAAAGGCATATTTCGATTTCATGTTAGACAGGTTTGAATGATCAGAATGAGGTGTTGAAACCGACGCTGAACGTCCGGGTGATCGGGTATCCGATGGCGTTGTTCCCTTCCGGGTCCAGGTGCGTCATGACGAAGTTTTTGGACAGGGTCATGAGGTTCTGTCCACCTACATACACTCTTGCGGACTTCAACCCGATGGGGCTGATCCAGGATTTCGGGAGGTTGACGGCCACTTCCGCATTTTTCAGGCGGGTGAAAGCGCGGTCGGTAATGAAGAAATCGTTGGCGGTGAAGTTGGTGTTGGATTTGGTGCTGAGGGCGGGATAGGTGATCTTCTCCCCTGACGCGTACCGCTCTGGCGTCCAGGCGTTGCGGTGGAAGTCGAAGAACGTGCCTTGTTTGATGATCTCATACACCCCGTTGTCTGCATACCGGCCCGTGTATTTGCCCACGCCCTGGAAGAAAACGGTGACGTCGATCATTTTCCAGGTGGCGGCGAACGTAGCGCCCCAGGTGAATCCCGGGATATGGCTGTAGCGGAGCGGCTGCATGTCTTTATCGTTCACGACGCCGTCGCCGTTAAGGTCTTTGTAGATGAAATCCCCCACGCGCGGGCTCCCGAAGCCGTACGTCGTTTTCGACAGATAAGCGTCCAGCTCCTGCTGCGAATTGAAAAACCCGTTGCCGTTGCTGCGGTCAATTTCATATCCCCAATGCTGCCCCAGCATGTAGCCCGTGCGGCGCAGGCGGTAGGCGTAAGATTCGTCGTTGATGGCTTCGTCGACGAAGCGCACTTCGTTGCGGTTGGTGCCGTAGTTGCCGCGGAACTGCACGAACCAGTCGCGGTTCAGCTGCCGGTGATATTCCAGTTCGATTTCGAAGCCGCGGTTTTCGATCTCGCCCAGGTTCACTTTGGGGATATTGCCCAGCGGTACGCCCTGGATGGCGGGGATGGTACCGCGGGTGATGAGGATTTTGGTGCGGTCTTCGGTGAAGTAATCGAAGGTGATGCTGAGGTCGCGGAAGAGCTGGAGATCCAGGCCCACGTTCCGTTTCAGCGCCTCTTCCCATGTGATGTCCGGGTTGCCGAGGAGGCCCTGGCTCACGCCCTGGCCCAGGCCGAGGCTGCCCAGCGGCCCGCCGCCCATCGTGATATTGCTCTGGTACAGGAACCGCGCGCTGCCGATCTTGTCGTTCCCCACTTTACCATACGAGCCGCGCAGCTTCAGGTTGGTGATGATATCGTTCCCTTTCAGGAACCGTTCGTTGCTGATCACCCATCCCACGGAAGCCGCCGGAAAGAAACCGTACCGTTTGTTCGGCGCAAATTGCTCGGAGCCGTTGTAACCGGCGTTCAATTCCGCGAAATAACGGTTATCGTATCCATAAGTTGCTCTGGCGGAAATGCCGATCACGTTGAAAGGGATTTCGCCGCCGGTGGATTCCCAGTAATCCCGCTGCGCGAGCACCATCCCGGTAACGTCGTGCCGGCGGTTAAACTGGCGGGCGTAATTGATCCGCCCCTGCATGTTGATGTTGTAGCGGGAATCGGCGCCCTTGGCGAGCGACAACCGGTTTTGCCCCGTGCGTTTCACTGAATAGATCAGCTCGTCCGTTTCGTAATTGACCTGCGCCAGGTACAGCGGTTCCAGTTTGGCGCCCTGCATGGCCGTGGTGCCGCGGGAATCGAACGAGATCATGCCGCGCATGCTCAGGCCGGGCGTGATCAGCTTGCCGAGGTCCCACTCAAGGCCGAGCGAGCTGTTGAGATTGGAGCGCACTTCATGCCGGTAACCCTGCCGGTTCATCACTTCGAAAGCCGACCGGTCGAGATACCCGGGATCGATGATCGCCCCTTCCGCCACGCCGAAACCCGGCAGCGCCGTGGGCCCGGGCGTAATGGGAAGGATGGTCTGCGCCTGGTAGATGAGGTCGGTGATCATCCAGTCGGTACTGCTGCCGGGATAAACGCCTGCCGAAGGCATATTCACCCGTTCGATATAGCTGCCGATGTTCAGGAAGCTTTTCAGGGAATTGGTGATCTTGTAATCGAGGTTGGAACGGAAGCTCCAGCGGTCCATCTTCGCCGATGGGTCGTAACCCAGCTTCGATTTCGGTTCCACGTTGAGGTTGCCGCCCTGGTGGAGGTAGTTCG
Proteins encoded in this region:
- a CDS encoding GMC family oxidoreductase, translating into MIHLNLTAKAANTYDAIVVGSGISGGWAAKELCEKGLKTLVLERGKQFEHVKDYENATKDPWEIEHRGRLTTGQVKDHPYLTRERVYSGFNDKYWIKDTDSPYTESKRFDWTRADIVGGRSIMWGRGSLRLGEQDFEANAKEGIGVDWPIRYKDLAPWYDYVEAFAGISGQAEGLPQVPDGVFQPPMEMNCFEKAVKGRIETAFPGRKMTMFRTANLTRPIGERGSCQYRNLCDRGCPFGAYFSSNSSTLPAAAKTGNLTLRPDAIVNSLIWDEKAQKITGVRVIDKHTKEMTEYYAKIVFLNASAMASTFLLLNSTSTRFQHGVGNDHDIVGRYLMDHHFHAGASGTSEEFADKYYYGRRPAGFFIPRFVNLNGDKRDYLRGFQYTGFSARGNWARGVAELGVGAAFKDYLTEPGPWQMGLMSFGECLPYYDNRVVLDRSKQDAWGQPVLQFDAEFKENEKKMRKDMDGEAVAMLEAAGLKNVTPFNRDSFPGQAIHEMGTACMGRDPKTSVLNAWNQVHAAPNVFVTDGACMTSNACQNPSLTYMALTARAANHAVEELKKGNL
- a CDS encoding RagB/SusD family nutrient uptake outer membrane protein, encoding MKKIFPFLLAAAALACNKQLDLPQDGRITLGEVFNDYDYTRGYLNSCYGFVPGPHVDRSSFTDEAQDCDDITANSRYRAWYAGDVTASSYGGQSSDGQPWQRLFEGIRKTNVFLSGIRSANIVATPEERNSWVAQAHALRGLYYFQLIKRYGGVPIFDKPLPIGYDFSKDRRAKFSEVVAFIVKECDSALMVPPGRPGFNWDIYENQYGIMTRAVAYAVKSQAMLYAASPLWNDGSYSWQDVANTTGEALGACLSNGYSLFSEVPDAAIAQNGYALYHFTTSNDMRTRDKETIYHVGGQMAMWQNAGLPSTPSMTKSGPNPTQEMIDRYEMANGEAPILGYSDADRLVPIVNPASGYDPQNPYTGRDPRFYASIWYNGAVRRLDQPAGKKIETFVGGTEGISEDNRRNTRTGYYIRKFNNWKSAQNANADGSVRLIRLAELYLNFAEAANQAVGPDAKVTVGAFSMSAREAVNAVRARAGMPAFPAGMNKEAFEKKYRNERAVELAFEEHRFFDVRRWKILQQTDQFVTGMRITKVNDVLSYQRFKFTARSSNEDRFLLYPLDQGEADKIRELTGVNWQNPGWNE
- a CDS encoding SusC/RagA family TonB-linked outer membrane protein, which gives rise to MQQRHQHILSLAMAALFASAAIPASAQQAGVFRTGRVTDAQGRPLAGVTIQSLDGRTGTSTAANGRFSLPADMAQATLTAWMRGYRRDTVEPGTETDIVLEKDVHQLDEPVFLGYTSPNRRSLTAAVSTVSGEELERSPVANLSMTFAGRLPGLFTQETGSELSRASTDMFIRGLSSARKQGPLVIMDGTLVSYNSQQTLEYITAAEIESVSVLKDAAAQALYGIQGANGIIVVTTKRGKKGPLKVDVRLDQSLQEVSTRPTWYNSYDYATMRNQAAKNDGRGDFAIFNETQIEGFRTGSDRNLYPENNWYDRYMRDFARMERVNVSLTGGNDRVQYFSNLNVMHQGGQWNTDTDKYKSDANNVWVNYRSNLDMNLHKYIKAFLRLSGNIKRERTPGSGNATVYTSLFQMAPTVYGPLTPAITDPSGKSSPAGGQVITTDKIGSPTYGMLNRSGYYRHTVVNINSQVGVEADLSWLTKGLSLTGTFAYQTNSVGSLSTTQNYERWMRTDRRDTLAFQKKGGETNTPLGYGKTHSYYYHLTYHSQLDYSRDFGSHHIGAVAFGYFQNLTTADNGAPGMLPYNRLSLGGEVAYSYADKYFLQLDLGRSGSEQYARDARFTSMPAVSAAWLLTGERWMEGAKWLSLLKLRGSWGKTANDRTGLPRFAYLDNVTFGGGGPLGYLQYNITENLVGNPGIRAEVSTKQNAGIDLGLFNMVHITADVFKEKMTNMVVGAVNKIPQYQGIPLGNYPRTNMGVFENKGFEITASFYKQLDRDWSFNLGGWFAQAKNTIISWNEAKRQVDYAYRNWEEGFSLGTEFGYVVDRSNGNGYFNSQDEITQSGLTYTFGTPRPGDLRYADLNGDKIIDQKDKAPMGYGNTPRQQYAINGGVKFRSVELNFLFQGTGQYATSYSGLGVRETEFDGVYGSLHRNAWTAERFAAGEPIYYPALSMVKTVNHETNTFYFYDRSYLRLKNAEIAWTLPESVARRLAAQKVKVMLSGQNLLTWDKLPTSDFGPESGGYGSFPVYKVYNAAVQLQF
- a CDS encoding RagB/SusD family nutrient uptake outer membrane protein; protein product: MKSKYAFLLMCAIVAISCNKALDMAPDGKLTMDEIFSDNNKVAAFLNSCYANVPSKGLGYFFTSRGPVNLSDDAWDTDAEAEPTLISGRMYNGDAAPGAHPVDNPASIDQNNGNYWNRYWNSIGNLNLFLSRIDTATVNDPAQRSRWKGEAQLLRAFYYTELLLWYGPAVPIEKAPHKFTDDFSNLKKATYYEVAKFIMEDCDAALATPEIPWRITVDAEAGRFTKALAAAIKSRMMLFAASPLYNNGQNHWDEAYNVTKQALASLRANGYELYNKVNLPHLYLVPDAYLGPNLNPHTALYNEYFTQPMKHQDNPIDKETIYQHRSNTGNIYHVDGVGAQNGYKSGTCPTQELVDAYETSDGKPVLNLDNPYLDEKHTQPNYNPDNTLYDAANPYANRDPRFYATIYYNGSKRKARWGFAETAASPENYPAGIGNRTRIITTYVGEPFTGIHASVRSATRTGYYERKFLYPTSGDDNGVAGAPHKWYRLGEMVLNFAEAAAEAGKLDEARTAVNEIRARAGMPDLPASLSKTQLITRIRNERRVELALEENRYFDVRRWAAPGGDLAKTDKWVTAMEITRNDNGTYTYKRRPVREVERKNYTTKFLYLPLPLDEANRLRSITGQNWQNPGW